Proteins encoded together in one Pangasianodon hypophthalmus isolate fPanHyp1 chromosome 18, fPanHyp1.pri, whole genome shotgun sequence window:
- the tymp gene encoding thymidine phosphorylase: MSHTMDASSFPEMIRRKRDGGQLSAEEIHAFIEGVKSHTIQESQIGAMLMAIRLKNMVAEETMVLTKEMMMSGEVFHWPKEWAGLVVDKHSTGGVGDKVSLPLAPALAACGCKVPMISGHGLAHTGGTLDKLESIPDFNIHQSVEQVKQILQDVGCCIVGQTDTLVPADRVLYALRDITATVDSVPLITASIMSKKAAEGLNALVLDVKFGKAALYKDLDSARSLAQSLVTVGNSLGIKTGAVLSRMDAPIGRCVGNAVEVYEALECLKGRGPDDLKTLVTSLGGQVLQMSGRSATLKEGKEAISEVLKNGKALQKFQAMLEAQGVTAAISHSLCSEKAEYFKYLKRAQYQTELKATDDGTVLGIDGMPIAMVLHKLGAGRSKAGEPINHSVGAELLVDPGQQIKRGQPWIRIHHDCATLSSQQHADLQGALVTGSGDEYQDSARVAEFILPN; the protein is encoded by the exons ATGTCACACACGATGGACGCCAGTAGTTTCCCAGAGATGATCAGGCGGAAACGGGACGGTGGTCAGCTGAGCGCAGAGGAGATCCACGCCTTTATAGAAGGAGTCAAATCACACACCATTCAGGAAAGTCAAATAG GTGCTATGCTTATGGCCATACGGCTGAAGAACATGGTTGCCGAGGAAACCATGGTGTTGACGAAGGAGATGATGATGTCGGGTGAAGTTTTCCACTGGCCCAAGGAATGGGCGGGGCTTGTGGTGGATAAACACTCGACGGGTGGGGTCGGGGACAAGGTCAGCCTTCCACTGGCCCCTGCTTTGGCTGCTTGTGGGTGCAAG GTCCCTATGATAAGTGGACATGGACTGGCACACACTGGAGGCACACTGGACAAACTGGAGTCCATCCCAGATTTCAACATCCACCAGTCAGTAGAACAG GTGAAGCAGATACTGCAGGATGTAGGCTGTTGCATTGTGGGTCAGACAGACACACTGGTACCTGCAGATCGTGTCCTCTACGCTCTCAGGGACATCACTGCTACCGTGGACAGTGTCCCACTTATCACAG CATCAATAATGTCAAAGAAGGCAGCTGAAGGTCTAAATGCACTTGTGTTAGACGTGAAGTTTGGTAAGGCTGCTCTTTACAAAGACCTGGACAGCGCTCGGAGCCTCGCCCAGTCACTG GTTACAGTGGGAAACAGTTTAGGTATAAAAACAGGGGCGGTGTTGAGCCGGATGGACGCTCCTATTGGCCGATGTGTGGGAAATGCTGTAGAGGTATATGAAGCTTTGGAATGCCTCAAAGGGCGTGGCCCTGATGATCTGAAGACCCTGGTTACATCACTGG GTGGCCAGGTGCTGCAGATGAGCGGCCGTTCAGCTACTCTGAAGGAAGGGAAGGAGGCAATCAGTGAGGTCCTGAAGAATGGGAAGGCCTTGCAAAAGTTCCAGGCCATGCTGGAGGCCCAAGGGGTGACTGCGGCTATAAGCCACTCCCTCTGCTCAGAAAAGGCTGAATACTTTAAGTACCTAAAGCGTGCACAGTACCAGACAGAGCTTAAGGCAACGGATGATG GCACAGTTTTGGGAATAGATGGTATGCCCATAGCCATGGTGTTGCACAAGTTAGGAGCAGGCCGTAGCAAAGCAGGGGAGCCGATCAACCACAGCGTGGGAGCAGAACTCCTGGTAGACCCAGGACAACAGATAAAGAGAG GTCAGCCCTGGATCAGAATCCATCATGATTGTGCAACACTGAGCTCACAGCAGCACGCTGACCTGCAGGGGGCTTTGGTCACTGGCAGTGGAGATGAGTACCAGGACAGTGCTCGAGTGGCAGAGTTCATCCTACCAAACTGA
- the si:ch73-139j3.4 gene encoding tetraspanin-19, with amino-acid sequence MKAEDKLQIGKFLFMLINSFFVIFGISLFGSSVWILFDTSNVITVLSNDTDVKVVAGGLFVIGLVVVGVSMLGCIGVHLENRCFIAFYMGLLIAIIFGDLFITLLLLVKRNQIGRFLTENVDAIISMYGVNDTQSTWSLLDSVQQSAKCCGRQNASDWETNKFIQLQSTSYIYPCSCFNGTCPVFLDNEMYRFGNGTHIYTTGCEEKLKDWLEKNVLVIIGMDLALLIIQILQFILGFLIYRNIVPKSKAHQSENLINAMEETPASSSDPHQNDQQYYQSSIHTSDQQLHDAYNQEYPGQSYYPYHDRQHQPNIHTYDQRQNDEYDIAGPHYDQYESQLYQHHRSPEHNHQIYNQILDDGYKQQYADASYDQYPEQHYQYDRDLYHRQSYNGNYNQGYVHDDYRNY; translated from the exons ATGAAGGCCGAAGACAAACTGCAGATAGGAAAATTCCTTTTCATGCTGATCAACTCCTTTTTTGTT atttttggTATCAGCCTTTTTGGATCTTCTGTATGGATCTTATTTGACACAAGTAACGTCATAACTGTTTTAAGCAATG ACACGGACGTCAAGGTGGTGGCCGGAGGGCTGTTTGTTATCGGTCTGGTGGTTGTGGGCGTCTCCATGTTGGGCTGCATTGGAGTCCACTTAGAGAACAGATGTTTCATTGCATTT TACATGGGCCTCTTAATTGCCATCATTTTTGGTGATCTTTTCATCACCTTGTTACTATTGGTGAAACGGAACCAA ATTGGGAGGTTTTTGACTGAAAATGTAGATGCCATCATCAGCATGTATGGGGTTAATGATACACAATCCACCTGGAGTCTTCTGGACAGTGTGCAGCAGTCT GCAAAATGCTGCGGCAGACAGAACGCCAGCGACTGGGagacaaacaaatttattcagcTCCAGAGCACATCTTACATTTACCCCTGCTCTTGCTTCAATGGGACCTGCCCCGTATTCCTGGACAATGAGATGTACCGGTTTGGAAATGGTACTCATATCTACACAACG GGCTGTGAGGAGAAACTAAAGGATTGGCTTGAAAAGAATGTACTTGTGATAATAGGCATGGACCTTGCACTCCTAATCATTCAG atcctgcagtttattttgGGATTTCTCATCTACCGGAACATTGTCCCTAAGAGTAAAGCTCACCAATCTGAAAATCTTATCAATGCAATGGAAGAGACCCCAGCATCAAGTTCTGACCCTCACCAAAATGATCAGCAGTACTACCAGTCTTCCATACACACTTCTGACCAACAGCTGCACGATGCCTATAATCAAGAATATCCTGGACAGAGTTATTACCCGTATCACGATCGTCAACATCAGCCCAACATTCATACATATGACCAGAGACAGAATGATGAGTATGACATCGCTGGACCGCATTATGATCAGTACGAAAGCCAACTTTATCAGCACCATCGTAGCCCTGAGCACAACCATCAGATCTATAACCAGATACTTGACGATGGTTATAAACAACAATATGCTGATGCAAGTTATGACCAGTATCCAGAGCAACATTACCAATATGACCGTGACCTGTACCACAGACAGAGCTATAACGGCAATTATAATCAGGGTTATGTTCATGATGACTACAGGAATTActaa
- the lsm8 gene encoding LSM8 homolog, U6 small nuclear RNA associated, with the protein MSTALESYINRTVAIITSDGRMIVGTLKGFDQTINLILDESHERVFSSSQGVEQVVLGLYIVRGDNVAVIGEIDEETDSALDLGNIRAEPLNSVVH; encoded by the exons ATGTCGACTGCTCTTGAGAGTTACATCAACC GGACTGTCGCCATCATTACATCAGATGGACGAATGATCGTG GGAACGCTAAAGGGCTTTGACCAGACGATCAACCTCATCTTAGATGAAAGCCACGAGCGTGTGTTCAGCTCCTCCCAGGGAGTGGAGCAGGTTGTGCTGGGACTGTACATCGTCAGAGGAGATAATGT GGCTGTTATTGGTGAAATCGATGAGGAAACAGACTCTGCACTGGATCTCGGCAATATAAGGGCAGAACCACTTAACTCCGTAGTGCACTAA